Proteins encoded in a region of the Triplophysa rosa linkage group LG6, Trosa_1v2, whole genome shotgun sequence genome:
- the glra2 gene encoding glycine receptor subunit alpha-2: MTRASAKLLTTFLACFIEIHNFFSVTEGKEYERTSSSAMSPSDFLDKLMGKTSGYDARIRPNFKGPPVNVTCNIFINSFGSVTETTMDYRVNIFLRQKWNDPRLAYSEYPDSSLDLDPSMLDSIWKPDLFFANEKGANFHDVTTDNKLLRIFKDGTLLYSIRLTLILSCPMDLKNFPMDVQTCSMQLESFGYTMNDLIFEWLDEGPVQVADGLTLPQFIMREENELGYCTKHYNTGKFTCIEVKFHLERQMGYYLIQMYIPSLLIVILSWVSFWINMDAAPARVALGITTVLTMTTQSSGSRASLPKVSYVKAIDVWMAVCLLFVFAALLEYAGVNFVSRQQKELLRLKRRQRRNLKEDELQDGRLHFTAYNMTSCVKDGNAVKSPSTNSVQPPDAEPNRRKFVDRAKRIDTISRAAFPLAFLIFNIFYWITYKIIRHDSARKV, encoded by the exons ATGACTCGCGCTTCTGCTAAACTCCTAACAACTTTCCTCGCGTGTTTTATAGAAATACACAACTTCTTCAG TGTCACAGAAGGAAAAGAGTATGAAAGGACATCTTCGTCTGCAATGTCACCCTCAGATTTTCTGGATAAACTCATGGGAAAGACGTCAGGTTATGACGCACGCATTAGACCCAACTTCAAAG GTCCTCCAGTCAACGTGACATGTAATATTTTCATCAACAGTTTTGGCTCGGTGACAGAGACCACTATG GATTACAGAGTCAATATCTTCTTGAGGCAGAAATGGAATGACCCGCGGCTGGCGTACAGTGAATATCCCGACTCATCTCTGGATCTGGATCCGTCTATGCTGGACTCCATCTGGAAACCGGACCTGTTCTTCGCCAATGAGAAAGGAGCAAACTTCCATGATGTCACCACAGATAACAAACTCTTAAGAATCTTTAAGGATGGAACGCTGCTCTACAGCATCAG GTTGACATTAATACTGTCGTGTCCGATGGATCTAAAGAACTTTCCGATGGATGTGCAGACGTGCAGTATGCAGCTGGAGAGCT TCGGCTACACCATGAATGATCTGATTTTTGAGTGGCTTGATGAAGGACCCGTGCAGGTGGCTGATGGTCTGACTCTACCGCAGTTCATTATGAGAGAGGAGAACGAGCTGGGTTACTGCACCAAACACTACAATACAG GTAAGTTTACCTGCATCGAGGTGAAGTTCCATCTAGAGAGACAGATGGGATATTATCTGATCCAGATGTACATTCCCAGTCTGCTCATCGTCATTCTCTCCTGGGTGTCGTTCTGGATTAACATGGACGCCGCTCCGGCTCGAGTCGCGCTCGGCATCACCACCGTCCTCACCATGACAACACAGAGTTCAGGCTCCAGAGCTTCGCTGCCAAAG GTTTCTTATGTGAAGGCTATAGACGTCTGGATGGCCGTGTGTCTGCTGTTCGTCTTCGCTGCTTTACTGGAATACGCCGGCGTCAATTTCGTCTCCAGACAACAGAAGGAACTTCTTCGCTTGAAACGAAGACAGAGACGAAACCTGAAG GAGGACGAGCTACAAGACGGACGTCTGCACTTCACGGCCTACAACATGACATCATGTGTTAAAGACGGAAACGCGGTGAAAAGTCCCTCGACAAACAGCGTCCAGCCGCCGGACGCAGAGCCAAACAGACGCAAGTTTGTGGACAGAGCAAAGAGGATTGACACCATATCCAGAGCGGCGTTCCCGCTGGCTTTCCTCATCTTCAACATCTTCTACTGGATCACATACAAGATCATCAGACACGACAGCGCCAGGAAAGTCTAG
- the fancb gene encoding Fanconi anemia group B protein, whose translation MMAVQMLTVGGDVLVFQCKTVSSRSRDQRRGSEVTFYSLTFNPDTRSFFRKDHTMYPLHRDGSAESHIVHCSCALDVGQRRKVPCVLLRLCRKRSSAFKYTLYSVNSLTDAKLRVDFVLPYEMRENISIVQGPTLVWCHENTVCYVCSQTPGVKELPVPMTVRFIGGLPLRLRKLVVLGSPVVSKEGLNESLSVTGLKNTLYFMEDERTLTGDCLVPDAYSSVIQCMAVLSADEMGGSVRSAVLVATSMKQLVYFENAVPLDVCLLPYEHPQSIRTLHTVRNDLFIITFSQGNVCAVWKDSFQVGCCWTDVRVPLVDDFLGCGTDQILLVFEEPRSSGELLSNFLLTDLCGITYSCGRADSDVSSASDTAQEHHLLTVRALESRLQSGLNFLEDLQRDVDVKDRLLHHVLVALTDLTSGRKHAISSPAQEGLVSLWDEDEDDEVHVSDEQMPTERDEAPVKVLRVWQRVIGESLVCGIVMATTNDTCVRNMSASVLAECPVAVKSRSFMQRSSTSDASERCHPPPEKNIRHSADIIITSTFTLLTVTDLNPLFTSSSGTYPIILHYCTLTSARVSHHCGQISVDIKDLHTGKMKPRLPQDTKLNTESRDDHLSLMAMMDSWCFLIDGCDHTLADVQGWLRDELHAERLEAEPNYAAPPSALLLFHWVRKTPFQGLLTVHYRDELDLLRFLNSLCDFLPASHHVKLVGTPRSHGRCGGLSQTLEAELQSITQAVSSVLQCEERGVKRCSSDTSSETLQRLREERQTEMERYNRRLRPLVDAARYCRLMESLIRTQMNGDVVALREAQTDFPRL comes from the exons ATGATGGCAGTTCAAATGCTGACGGTTGGAGGAGATGTGCTGGTGTTCCAGTGCAAGACCGTAAGCTCCAGAAGCCGAGATCAGCGTCGAGGCTCAGAGGTCACTTTCTACAGCTTGACCTTTAACCCTGACACTCGGAGCTTCTTCAGGAAAGATCACACCATGTACCCGCTGCACAGAGACGGCTCTGCTGAATCACACATCGTTCACTGTTCCTGCGCTCTGGATGTTGGACAGAGAAGAAAAGTGCCGTGCGTTCTGCTCAGACTGTGCCGGAAGAGATCGTCTGCTTTCAAATACACGCTGTACTCTGTAAACAGTCTCACAGATGCCAAGCTTCGTGTGGACTTTGTGTTGCCATATGAGATGAGAGAGAATATTTCGATAGTACAAGGCCCTACGCTGGTGTGGTGTCATGAAAACACAGTCTGCTACGTATGTTCACAGACTCCTGGAGTGAAGGAGCTTCCCGTACCCATGACTGTTAGGTTTATCGGGGGATTGCCTCTCCGTCTGAGGAAACTGGTGGTTCTGGGGAGCCCAGTTGTGTCTAAAGAAGGCCTGAATGAATCGCTCAGTGTCACGGGGTTGAAGAACACGCTGTACTTCATGGAAGATGAGAGAACTTTAACTGGAGACTGTCTGGTACCCGATGCCTACAGTTCTGTGATTCAGTGCATGGCCGTGTTGTCGGCTGATGAGATGGGCGGTTCTGTGCGATCTGCTGTGCTGGTGGCCACGAGCATGAAGCAGctggtgtattttgagaacGCTGTTCCTCTGGATGTTTGTCTTCTGCCGTACGAGCATCCTCAGAGCATCCGGACGCTTCACACTGTCAGAAACGATCTCTTCATCATCACCTTCAGTCAGGGGAACGTCTGTGCCGTGTGGAAAGACTCGTTCCAG GTGGGCTGCTGTTGGACTGATGTGCGTGTGCCGCTGGTGGATGATTTTCTGGGATGCGGGACGGATCAGATCCTCCTCGTGTTTGAAGAGCCGAGGTCTTCTGGAGAGTTGCTTAGCAACTTCCTCCTCACCGATCTGTGTGGCATCACATATTCG TGTGGACGAGCAGACAGCGATGTCTCGAGTGCGTCAGACACAGCGCAGGAACACCACCTGCTCACCGTCAGAGCTTTAGAGTCCAGACTACAG agCGGTCTGAACTTTCTTGAGGATCTTCAGAGGGATGTAGATGTTAAAGACAGACTCTTACATCATGTGTTAGTGGCTTTGACTGATCTGACATCAGGCAGAAAACATGCGATCTCCTCTCCAGCACAG gAGGGTCTTGTGTCTCTGTGGGATGAAGATGAGGATGATGAGGTGCACGTCTCTGATGAACAGATGCCGACTGAACGTGACGAAGCTCCAGTGAAGGTGCTCAGAGTTTGGCAGAGAGTCATCGGGGAGAGTTTGGTCTGTGGCATCGTCATGGCAACCACAAATGACAC gtGTGTAAGGAACATGAGCGCTTCAGTGTTAGCAGAATGTCCTGTAGCCGTGAAGAGCAGGAGTTTCATGCAGCGCAGCTCCACATCAGACGCGAGCGAGCGCTGTCATCCACCGCCTGAGAAGAACATCAGACATTCTGCGgacatcatcatcacatcaACATTCACTCTACTGACAGTCACTGATCTCAATCCATTATTCACCTCCAGCAGTGGCACATATCCCATCATACTCCATTACTGCACACTGACCTCAGCTCGAGTCTCTCATCACTGCGGACAGATCTCAGTGGACATCAAAGATCTTCACACGGGGAAGATGAAGCCACGGCTTCCACAGGACACTAAGCTCAATACAG AATCCAGAGATGATCATCTCAGTCTGATGGCCATGATGGACTCGTGGTGTTTTCTCATCGATGGCTGTGATCACACGCTGGCTGATGTTCAGGGTTGGTTGCGGGATGAGCTGCACGCTGAGCGACTGGAGGCGGAGCCAAACTACGCCGCACCCCCTTCTGCTCTACTGCTCTTTCATTGGGTGCGGAAAACACCTTTCCAGGGGCTCTTAACAGTACACTACAG AGACGAGCTGGATTTGCTGAGGTTTCTGAACTCACTGTGTGATTTTCTGCCTGCATCGCATCACGTGAAGCTGGTCGGGACCCCGAGGTCTCACGGACGTTGTGGAGGTCTGTCACAGACTTTAGAGGCGGAGCTACAGAGCATCACACAGGCCGTGTCTTCTGTTCTTCAGTGTGAGGAGAGAGGAGTAAAGAGGTGCTCCTCAGACACCTCCTCTGAGACCCTGCAGAGATTAAGAGAGGAGCGGCAGACAGAGATGGAGAGGTACAATAGAAGACTGCGACCCCTGGTGGACGCCGCGCGCTACTGCAGACTCATGGAGAGCTTGATTCGCACGCAGATGAACGGTGATGTAGTCGCTCTGAGAGAAGCACAGACAGATTTCCCCCGTCTGTAG
- the mospd2 gene encoding motile sperm domain-containing protein 2, giving the protein MADAGQAESEQDIESKIEATRQRFKSEFVEGESSSDHYDSRDVEKLFREDSLVESYLTWRHFEVEDALKMIDESFRWRKEFNLNDLTENSIPPWMFETGAVYLHGYDKEGNKLFWFRVKLHVRDAKTILDKKRYVAFWLERYAKREPGMPLTVVFDMSESGISNIDMDFVKYIISCFRIYYPKFLSKMIMYEMPWIMNAAWKIVKTWLGPEAIGKLRFVSKSDIQTFIDPEHLLPHMGGTDQFKYSYPPLPDDDFQSPICENGPVISEDESDVKDIESESKETLESSFSSDQNIKPKKVNFQEEGQRSDDLDRSEGTGRLRGVRKPTTTFKGTLLHIGPAEELSFGAKETEKKCSIVLNNVTKNHVAFKVRTTAPEKYRVKPSNSSCEPGASVDIVVSLHGGFQASPQDRFLVMAAEMDANTGSALPDLAQFWKEVPKSKVMEHRLRCHVLESPKSFLVNSFENSSVTAANEHHDLQTTLLRVMATTSRLEQKLDACLWLQKVLVVLVSFLLALSFITSSSLWGS; this is encoded by the exons ATGGCGGATGCAGGGCAGGCTGAATCAGAGCAG GACATCGAAAGTAAGATTGAAGCAACACGACAGAGGTTTAAAAGCGAGTTTGTTGAAG gAGAGTCTTCTTCAGATCACTATGACTCCAGAGACGTGGAGAAACTCTTCAGAGAGGACAGTCTGGTGGAGAGCTACCTCACCTGGAGACACTTTGAGGTGGAAGACGCCTTAAAAATGATCGATGAGAGCTTTCGTTGGAGAAAAGAGTTCAACCTCAAtg ACCTCACAGAGAACAGTATTCCCCCGTGGATGTTTGAGACCGGTGCCGTCTACCTGCACGGCTACGACAAAGAAGGAAACAAACTCT TCTGGTTCAGAGTGAAGCTTCACGTTAGGGATGCGAAGACGATACTGGACAAGAAGAGATATGTGGCGTTCTGGTTGGAGCGGTACGCCAAACGTGAGCCTGGAATGCCACTGACTGTGGTGTTTGACATGTCTGAGTCCGGCATCAGCAACATC gACATGGACTTTGTCAAGTATATCATTAGCTGCTTCAGAATCTACTATCCAAAGTTTCTTT CCAAAATGATCATGTATGAGATGCCGTGGATCATGAACG CTGCCTGGAAGATCGTGAAGACATGGCTGGGTCCTGAAGCCATCGGTAAACTCAGGTTTGTCTCCAAGAGTGACATCCAGACGTTTATTGACCCTGAACACCTTCTACCGCACATGGGCGGGACG GACCAGTTTAAATACAGTTATCCTCCTCTGCCTGATGATGATTTCCAGTCACCCATCTGTGAGAACGGTCCAGTGATCAGTGAGGATGAGAGTGACGTCAAGGACATTGAATCTGAGTCTAAAGAGACCCTGGAGTCCAGCTTCAGTTCTGATCAGAACATCAAACCCAAGAAG GTGAACTTTCAAGAGGAAGGTCAGAGGTCGGATGATCTTGACAGAAGTGAAGGAACTGGTCGACTCCGAGGCGTCAGAAAACCTACAACCACTTTCAAAGGCACCTTACTGCACATCGG TCCAGCAGAAGAGCTCAGCTTTGGTGctaaagaaaccgagaagaaatGTTCCATCGTCCTCAACAACGTCACCAAAAACCACGTGGCTTTCAAG GTGCGGACGACGGCTCCAGAAAAATACCGCGTCAAACCCAGCAACAGCAGCTGTGAACCCGGCGCAAGTGTGGATATTGTGGTGTCGCTTCATGGAG GGTTCCAGGCGTCGCCGCAGGACCGGTTTCTGGTCATGGCTGCTGAGATGGACGCAAACACTGGATCTGCTCTTCCTGATCTGGCTCAGTTCTGGAAAGAAGTTCCCAAAAGCAAAGTCATGGAGCACAG GTTACGCTGTCACGTCCTGGAGAGTCCAAAGTCTTTTCTCGTTAACTCCTTTGAGAATTCATCAGTCACAGCCGCCAACGAGCATCACGATCTGCAGACCACG